One Cervus canadensis isolate Bull #8, Minnesota chromosome 12, ASM1932006v1, whole genome shotgun sequence DNA window includes the following coding sequences:
- the RBM12B gene encoding RNA-binding protein 12B, translating to MAVVIRLLGLPFIAGPVDIRHFFTGLTIPDGGVHIIGGEIGEAFIIFATDEDARRAVSRSGGFIKDSSVELFLSSKAEMQKTIEMKRTDRMGRERPGSGASGVGSLSNFVEAIKEEGSNSGYGSPINQDAGFHTNGTGHGDLRPRKTRPLKAENPYLFLRGLPYLVNEDDVRVFFSGLCVDGVIFLKHHDGRNNGDAIVKFASCIDASGGLKCHRSFMGSRFIEVMQGSEQQWIDFGGNLIKEGETSMRTEEHSPPRGINDRHFRKRSHSKSPRRTCSRSPLGFYVHLKNLSVSINKRDLRNFFRDTDLTNEQIRFLYKDERRTRYAFVMFKTLKDYNTALGLHKTVLQYRPVYIDPVSREQMLKFIECYEKKRPASAEKERLGQVSQKHSQEGYSGQKLCIYIRNFPFDVTKVEVQKFFADFSLAEDDICLLYDDKGVGLGEALVKFKSEEQAVKAERLNRRRFLGTEVLLRLISEAQMQEFGVNFSSMSSERMHDHSQSCDRDDHSHSFDSNDPPIYAFGPSENFRHQQEDLRQLDNFKHPQGDFRLPDRRPPEDFRHSPEDFRRSPENFRRLREEHFRRPPEEDFRHSREEDFRYPREEDWRRPPEEDFRRPPKEDFRRPQEEDWRRPPEGDLRRPPEEDWRRPPEEDFRRLPPGEWRRQPEEDFRRPLEEDFRRPPEEDFRRPHQEDFRRPHEDDFRRSPEEDFRGSPDDFRRPPPEHFRRPPPEHFRRPPPEHFRRPPPEHFRRPPQEHFRRPPQEHFRRPSQEHFRRPPQELFRRPPQEHFRRPREEDFRHPQDEDFRGPPDEDFRHPPEEDFRSSQEEDFRSPSDEDFRRLPEEDLREAPEEDSRVPDSFRLPGEEFRSPPDFRSHRPFVNFGRPEGGKFDFGKRNMGSFPEGRFMPDPKLNCNSGRVTPIKIMNLPFKANVNEILDFFHGYRIIPDSVSIQYNEQGLPTGEAIVAMINYNEAMAAIKDLNDRPVGPRKVKLILL from the coding sequence ATGGCTGTAGTCATCCGTTTACTGGGGCTTCCTTTTATTGCGGGGCCTGTGGATATCCGTCACTTCTTCACGGGATTGACTATTCCTGATGGAGGAGTGCATATAATTGGAGGGGAAATTGGGgaggcttttattatttttgcaacaGATGAAGATGCAAGACGTGCTGTAAGTCGTTCAGGAGGGTTTATCAAGGATTCATCTGTAGAGCTCTTTCTTAGTAGTAAGGCAGAAATGCAGAAGactatagaaatgaaaagaactgaccgCATGGGAAGAGAGAGACCAGGATCTGGGGCATCAGGGGTTGGAAGCTTATCTAATTTTGTTGAGGCTATTAAAGAAGAAGGAAGTAATTCTGGATATGGTTCTCCGATTAATCAAGATGCTGGGTTTCATACTAATGGTACAGGACATGGTGATTTAAGGCCAAGAAAGACACGGCCATTGAAAGCTGAGAATCCTTACTTGTTTCTACGAGGCTTGCCTTACTTAGTAAATGAAGATGATGTACGTGTCTTTTTCTCTGGTTTATGTGTGGATGGAGTAATTTTCTTAAAGCATCATGATGGCCGAAATAATGGTGATGCCATAGTAAAATTTGCCTCATGTATTGATGCTTCAGGAGGTCTTAAATGTCATAGAAGTTTTATGGGTTCAAGATTTATTGAAGTAATGCAAGGCTCAGAACAACAGTGGATTGATTTTGGAGGTAATTTAATTAAGGAAGGTGAGACTTCTATGAGGACTGAAGAACATTCACCACCAAGAGGAATTAATGATAGACATTTTCGGAAACGATCTCATTCAAAATCTCCCAGAAGAACATGTTCTCGTTCTCCTCTCGGATTTTATGTTCACTTAAAAAATCTGTCTGTGAGTATCAACAAAAGAGActtaagaaatttttttagaGATACTGATCTGACAAATGAACAGATTAGGTTTTTATATAAAGATGAAAGAAGAACAAGATATGCCTTTGTGATGTTCAAGACGCTGAAAGACTATAACACTGCTCTGGGTTTACATAAGACTGTTTTACAATATCGTCCAGTTTATATTGATCCAGTTTCTAGGGAACAGATGCTGAAGTTCATTGAGTGTTATGAAAAGAAAAGACCAGCatcagcagagaaagagagacttgGACAGGTCTCACAAAAACACTCTCAAGAAGGCTACTCTGGCCAGAAACTGTGCATATATATAAGAAATTTTCCATTTGATGTTACAAAAGTTGAAGTGCAGAAGTTCTTTGctgatttttctcttgctgaGGATGACATTTGCTTGCTTTATGATGACAAAGGAGTTGGTCTAGGAGAAGCGTTGGTGAAATTCAAATCAGAAGAACAGGCCGTGAAAGCTGAACGTTTAAACCGACGGAGATTCTTGGGGACAGAGGTGTTGTTAAGGCTCATATCTGAGGCACAAATGCAGGAGTTTGGTGTAAATTTTTCTTCAATGTCTAGTGAAAGAATGCATGACCATTCACAGTCTTGTGATAGAGATGATCATTCCCATTCATTTGACTCAAATGATCCACCAATATATGCATTTGGCCCTTCGGAAAACTTTAGGCATCAGCAAGAGGACTTGAGGCAACTGGACAATTTCAAGCATCCTCAGGGGGATTTCCGACTACCTGATAGACGCCCTCCAGAAGACTTTAGGCATTCCCCAGAGGATTTCAGGCGGTCCCCAGAGAACTTCAGGCGCCTTCGGGAGGAACACTTCAGGCGGCCTCCTGAGGAGGACTTCAGGCACTCTCGGGAGGAAGATTTCCGGTACCCAAGGGAGGAGGACTGGAGGCGGCCACCTGAGGAGGATTTCAGGCGACCCCCCAAGGAAGATTTCAGGAGACCCCAGGAGGAGGACTGGAGGCGGCCCCCAGAGGGAGACTTGAGGAGGCCACCAGAGGAGGATTGGAGGCGGCCTCCTGAGGAAGACTTCAGACGACTTCCCCCAGGGGAATGGAGGCGACAACCTGAAGAAGACTTTAGGCGGCCGCTAGAGGAGGATTTCAGGCGACCTCCTGAGGAGGACTTCCGGCGACCCCACCAGGAGGACTTCAGGCGGCCCCATGAGGATGACTTCAGGCGGTCTCCTGAGGAGGATTTCCGAGGTTCTCCCGACGACTTCAGGCGGCCACCCCCGGAGCACTTCCGGCGGCCGCCCCCAGAGCACTTCCGACGGCCGCCCCCGGAGCACTTCCGTCGGCCGCCCCCGGAGCACTTTCGGCGACCGCCTCAGGAGCATTTCCGGCGGCCACCGCAGGAGCACTTCAGGCGGCCATCCCAGGAGCATTTTAGACGACCGCCTCAGGAGCTTTTCAGGCGGCCTCCCCAGGAACATTTCAGGCGCCCTCGAGAGGAAGATTTTAGGCACCCACAGGATGAAGATTTCAGGGGCCCTCCGGATGAAGACTTTAGGCACCCTCCTGAAGAGGACTTCAGGAGTTCTCAGGAGGAAGATTTTAGAAGCCCTTCTGATGAGGACTTCAGGCGGCTCCCGGAGGAAGACCTCAGGGAAGCTCCAGAGGAGGACTCCAGAGTTCCTGACAGTTTTAGACTTCCTGGTGAGGAGTTTAGAAGCCCCCCTGATTTTAGAAGTCATCGTCCTTTTGTGAATTTTGGTCGCCCAGAAGGTGGCAAATTTGATTTTGGAAAGCGTAATATGGGAAGTTTTCCTGAGGGGAGATTTATGCCTGATCCAAAATTAAATTGTAATTCAGGTAGAGTAACACCTATTAAGATAATGAATCTTCCATTTAAAGCTAATGTTAATGAGATTTTAGACTTTTTCCATGGTTATAGAATCATACCTGATTCAGTTTCAATACAGTATAATGAGCAAGGATTACCTACAGGGGAAGCCATTGTTGCCATGATAAACTACAATGAAGCTATGGCTGCTATTAAAGATCTGAATGATAGACCGGTTGGCCCCCGCAAGGTTAAGTTAATTTTGCTCTAG